The Phaenicophaeus curvirostris isolate KB17595 chromosome Z, BPBGC_Pcur_1.0, whole genome shotgun sequence genome includes the window ggtgctgctgggtgCCTTGGAGGGGTGACACCAGGATCTTCTTATTGGTGGCTGCCACGGCGGTGTGGTAGGATCCCGAGAAAGTCCCAGATGCATCCGGGGCCAAGAGGGTCATGTTGGAGCCCAGCTCGTTCCTCCACAGGCCCTGCAGGTCACACTGGAGACCGGGGGTCATGCAGAAGCCAAGCCAAGACCCTCACTCCAGCCTGCCAGCCAGTGCGTCCCCTGTTTTTGCAGGGGCTGGCACAGCTTCTGTGCACGGCTGCTGGGACTAGTGGCATGGGCACCACCAGGGCCAGCACTTCTCCCTCccaaggcagagctgggggtgctggctATGCCCCATGCCAGCGGCAGGTGACAGCACCATCCCTGAGGACAGCAGAGCCAGAGGTGGCAGCTCCCTCTGTCACGCACACTGCCTCCGGGAGTGGAATGGCACAGCCATAAGGGCACACAGCAGGGCACAACAATAGCCATGCAGTCCCTCAGCCACAAACACTGTGTGCTGGGATGGCAAACGTGGCCTGGTACGGCACAGCGCAGTGCAGCGCAACACAGCACCGCATGGCACAGCTCAGAGGAGTGCAACATGGCATGGCAcagcatggcatggcatggcacaGGTCAGCAGGGCACAGCACAGCAGGACTGGGCAGCCCCCAGGCTGCACTTACCTTCCTGGCAGCCGTGGTGCCGGGGCCAAGCAGGGCCAGGGtgagcaggaggcagcagctgaggCTCCACATGGCAgcggtggtggtggtggctcCTGTGTGATGCCCGGGCTCTGCTGCCCCTTGCTCATCCAGCCCCTTTTATAGCAGGGGGGGCTGTGCCGGGCAGTGGCCGCTCCTGCTGGGCCTCCTGCCAAAGGGCACCCTGGTGGGAGACAGGCAGCCGGCCATCCCGACAGACCGAGCAGGGTCCTGCTCTCCCAAGCAGAGCAGGGTTCGTGGTGGAGTGTGTTGGGGCTGTGACGGAGGAGCTGGGGCCATGGGCTGAAGGTCACAGCAGGGGACACACATCAAGCCTCAGAGAGGCCGTGAGATGCCATAGGGGGCTCAGAGGAATGTGGGCATTAAGCCACAACACGACAAGAGCCAAGAGGGTGTTTGCAGCAAAGCTTTATtgggagaagctggagaaaggGTATGATAGGGGGTCTGCAcccctggtgctgctgctgacgTGGGAAACTCTGTGCTGCCATCCTCACTCCTGTGACTGCATCCGGGTGAAGATGTTGATGCCGACCCTGCAGAGATGCACAGGGAGGAATCACAAGGGTGGGAAACTCACCTTGGCACAGGGCAAATGCACCCATGTGGTGCAGAATGACCACCCTGCACTGTCCAACCCCCAGCAGCATTTGTACCTTGGCAGGACCCCCAAGGACGCTGTGCACGAGTGGCTTATCCTCAGTCACTCCTGcactggcagcagctctgccggGCTCCCCAGGCCCTCAGGGATGTACAGGGCACCCATGCAGGGCAGGGACAGAGACTTACCTGGTGGCTTTCCAGTCGTCCTTGATGCTGTCCACATGTGAACGCAGGAGCCACATGGTCTTCAAAATCTCCTTTCCATCTTCATCCACAAAACACTGGCCTGTGAAGACGGTGACGGAgtctgcagggacagggcaagagTTGGGGTTGAGCACGGCCAAGGAGGCAGGTCAGTTCTCAGCAGTGGTTCTGCGGCCTGTCTCAGAGCAGGGGACAGCAGATCCAGGCTGTCCCTGCCCTCTGGTGACAGCAGTGATGGggagagcaggcaggagggTGGAGATGGGCAGAGAGCAGCACGCTTCAGCCCCCAGCacaatttctgctttctggGACTGGGATGTGACACCAGCCAAGGAACTCCAGGATCAGGGGTGGGGGAACACCAGGGACACCACAGGAGATGGGAGAGCACCAGGGTCATGGTAGCAGGAGACAGGGAATCATCAGGGACACcacagaggagggaagaggagcatTAAGGACTTcagagggagggcagggaagctCTGAAAACATGACAAGTATATAAAGAGACCTCTGGGGACATCACAATGAGGCTGGAAAAGGATAAATACCTGAAAAATTCCAATTGACAGTGAAGCCAAAGGTGGGCTGGCTCTGCTGGTTTGTGTGGTGCTGGGACCCGTGCAGCGGTGACAACTGGATCTTGTTCGAGGTGGCAGTAACGGCCGTGTAGTAGGAACCAGAGAATTCACCTTTTCTGTTCAAAGCTCCAATGGTCATGTTGGATCCCAGGTCATTTCTCCACCGCCCAGTCAGCACACACTGGATCAGAAGGGACTCAGAGTCAGTGCCGCAGCACAGACCAGGCACAGACAGAGTGGCAGGGGTGGGCAGCCCCAGGAGACGCAGCCTCCCTGCCCACCCTGCCCCATGCATCCCAGCATTGCCATTACCTTTCCTGCAAAGAGGCCAGGAGCCACCAGGGCCAGGGTGAGCACCAGGAGAAAGGGAGTCACTTGCCCCATCTCTGCAGCAGGCAGACAGCTGGTGAAGGCAGGGATGTGCTCGTCAGAGGGTTCTGTCGATGTGCTTGCTCCCTCGCCCTTTTATAGTTGCCAGGTTATGGGTGGCAGCTCTGGTCAGCGCATTGTGCAATATGGGTGTTTCCAAATT containing:
- the LOC138733343 gene encoding avidin-like, giving the protein MWSLSCCLLLTLALLGPGTTAARKCDLQGLWRNELGSNMTLLAPDASGTFSGSYHTAVAATNKKILVSPLQGTQQHPSTKTQPTFSFTVQWQFSDSATAFVGQCFVDHRGKETLETMWLLREEVPSRRDAWKATRVGTSTFTRIK
- the LOC138733105 gene encoding avidin-like, giving the protein MGQVTPFLLVLTLALVAPGLFAGKCVLTGRWRNDLGSNMTIGALNRKGEFSGSYYTAVTATSNKIQLSPLHGSQHHTNQQSQPTFGFTVNWNFSDSVTVFTGQCFVDEDGKEILKTMWLLRSHVDSIKDDWKATRVGINIFTRMQSQE